AAACATACACCCCGATTTCCTGCAGCTCGCCTCTAAAAGTGCCGTCCCATCCTTCGGCGGGATTTCCGGTTTCAAAAACAATTTCACCCCAGCGGTTATAAACCTGCATCAGAAAGGCGGAAACCTCCCCGTTTGTGGTGGCTCTGAACTCATCGTTCACCCCGTCTTCGTTTGGTGAAAAAGCATTGGGAACAATGAGTTTGTCCTGATCGGGAGAAACTATAATGGTAAAGGAAGCCTGTTCTGAGCAGGCATCGGTGCCTGAAACGAAGTAAGTGGTGGTTTGTGTGGGCGTGGCGACCGGGTCGGGGCAGTCCGTACAGCTCAGGGTCGGGTCTGATTGCCAGATATACGCGCTTGCGCCGGAGGCGGTCAGTTGCGTGCTTTGCCCGGCGTTCAGGTTCGATTGTCCGGTGATGCTAATAATGACCTGCGGCAACACCGTGAGGGTCAGCGAATCGAGCGCAACATTTCCGCAAACGTCCTGTGCAGTCAGATAGATGGTGAAACTTCCGGTTTGGGAGGGGGTAAAGCCGGTGGTCAAATCATTCACATCGTCAAAAACACCGCCCGGTATTGCCGACCATGTACTATTCCCTGTCCCTTGCACGAGCAGCCCGTTAAGCGGGGCGGTTTCCCCTTCGCAAATCACCAAATCCTCCCCTGCCTCCACCGCAACAGCCGAAGCGATGATATTGACGGCGGTGGTTTGGATGTCGGGGCAAACTCCGCCGGTGGTATAGGTGATGGTAAAGCTGCCCCCTGCCGGAGCAGTACTCAAATCTATCTCACCCGTTCCGGCATTGACGGCTATCCCCCCCGAAGCGGTAAAAATTCCGCCCGGTGTTACCACCACAGGAACGGGGTTGGAGGCGTTTTGGCAAAAATCAGTGCCCTCATAACTGAACGAGGCATCGTCGTTGGGAACTTCGGTCAGGGTGGCGGAAATCACCGTACTGACACAGGTTTCATTGCCTGTTTCAACGGCTTGTGCGGTATAAGTGCCCGGAGTTGTGGCGACAAAGATATTTCCCGTTCCGGACAATGCTCCGCTGCTGTCGTACCAGTTGACAAAAGTGCCTGCTGCTGTACTTACTTCAAATCCGGCGGCATTGACCTGCCCTTCGCAAACGGTTAGTCCGGTAACGATTCCGGCAGGTGGCGGCGGCGGCGTGCAGGTCGTGCAGTCAATTACCGAAATACTGAAATTCTGCGAATCGGGACAAGTGCCGGCGGTGGTATAGGTAACGGTAAAATTGCCAAGGGCGGTAAAATTCATTTCCCCCGTAACCGCATCAATCCCCGCTCCGCCCGAAACGGTAAAAATTCCGCCGGGTGTGCCGCCGATGACCGGTATTGCCGGCGCATCGTTCAGGCAATATTGGGCATTGGCATAGCTGAACGAGGCATCGTCTGCCGGAATTTCGGTCAGGGTAAACGAAACCTGCGTACTGACGCATAAATCGTTGGCATCCAGCACGGCTTGTGCAAAATAAGTGCCCGGAGCCGTTGGCGTATAAGTCAGTCCATCGGCAAGGGGCAATCCGGTTGCGGCATTGATCCATATAATATAGGTATCTGCTATGGTCGTAGCCTCAAACGAAGCGGTATTTACCTGCCCTTCACAAACGCTCAGGTCAGTAACCACGCCAACCGGCGGCGGCGGCGGGGTGCAGCCGCAAATAGCCGTTACGGTTCCCGTTTGAAAACAGTCGGGTTGCCCGTCTCCGTCGTTGTCGGGCGTTCCGGCAACATAAGCCCTCCAGTCGGCCGTTTCGCCAAACACCGGGGTTGGGTTGGGCAGGGCGGCCGACCATGTTCCGTCCGTTTGCAGGTATTCAATCATCAGCACATCCCCGCAGTTATCTTCCACCAGCAAAGAACATCCCCCGACCGGTGCCACGGTTGTGGGAGTCGGGAATACGGCAAGCTGAACAGTGCCTGCAAACACCGCAGGGCCGGAATTGCAGAGCAAAGCGGCATAGAGGGTAAAGGTTTCGGCGAGGCAGGAGCCGGAATGTGCGTAATCGGCAGGGCTGAGCGGGATGGTCAGTGCCGCATCAGCAAACCATGCGAACCCGTTGGCGTTTCCGTCAGGGTCATCAAAGGTGATGTTGGCCTCAAAACCTGCAAAATCGGGCAGGTTTCCGGCGCAAATATCCGAATTGGCATTTAAAGCTAAAGTAATCTGCGGGCATTGACCGGCAGAACAGGTATAGTCAAACGTTACTGTTTCGGCAATGCAGGCATTTCCCGAATAGCTGATGTCCCAGGTAGCTGAATTGTTGCCGGTAACCGGCGCAGGAACTGAAACCGGTGTAATCTGATAGTTGGCACAGCCGGAAACAAGGGTCGGCAATGCCGCGCAATCGCTGCTGAAGGTCAGAAAAGTATTGTCAAAGGGCGGATAAACCGTGATGGTAAAGTTTTCGGTGTCCCAGATTGTGGCGGGGTCAGAAATACAGTAAATATTTGCGGTAACGGCAATGGACTGCGGGTCGCAACCCGTAAAAACAGGGGCAGTCAGGGAAATACTTTGACCCGTTCCGGCCAATGCGCCGCCGGCAAACCATTCGACAGACGACAAAGTGGCGGGGTCGGTAGTTTCAAGGGTCAGGCTATATTCATCGCCGCTGCAAACTTCAGTCATGCTGCCCGGTGCAAGACCAACGATAAAGGGACAGGTCGAAATCTGACAGTTAAAATTGGCGGTCAGGGAGGTAAACGAGCAAGGCAGTCCCAACAGGGCGGCATCGTTGTTGATGACCGTAAACGTAACCGGGTCGGTATTCCCGTTGACCGAAGTGGTCTGCACCGCATTGGGAGCAACCAGAAAATCGGCACAATTAGGTGTGGCAGTCAGTTGGCATCCGTCCGGACTCAGCGTAATGACTGCATCGGGTATCGGGTAAAACGTCAGACTGACTGTTCCGGAAGACGAAACCACCGCCGGATTGTCCGAACAATATAGATTAAAGGTATAGGTAAAAGTCTGCGGCGAGCAGGCGGTGATGGTTTCTGAAATATCCACCGTGTTGGCGGTGCTTAAAACGGTTGTGCCATCGGGAGCTAACCATTCCACCCGGTCGAGATTGAGGTTTGAACTAAGCGTTGAGTTTAATGTAACGGAACTGCCGCTGCAAAGTATCGCATCGCTGGAAATCAGAACTATGGTAGGGCAGGCGCAGTTGGTAATCGTAACGGTGGTCGAAGCGACCGGACTGACGCATCCGTCCGGCGATATTTCGACAATATCATAAAGGTAAATACCCGAAGTATTTAAGGTCGGTTGAAAACCGGCACCGCTTCCGTTTTCCGAACCACTCCATTGCAGCGAGTTGCCCGGTGCTGCAGAAACCAAAACAGGCAACACAGCACCCGCACAAAAATCGTAGCTTGCGTTCAAAGCGGGCGAAAGCGGCAAAGGAAGGACGGTAATTGTAAAAGGCACGAATGGACTGACGCAGTTATTGGGCGCAATGGCCTGCACCGAATAGTTGCCGCCGGCGGTGGGGGTAAAAGTCGTTCCGGTGGCTACGGGTGCTCCTCCAAAAAACCATTGGTAGGTGTCAGTGCCGTTTGGAACTACCGAAACTATGGGGAAAGGCTGACCAAAACAGAGGTTTCCTGAAAACGGATTGAGTACCGGGTCGGCAACCGGCGGGCAGGTGCAGTTCTGAGTTCCGCCTATGAGCAAAGGCGTACATCCGCTGCTGTCGGTAATGGTCAAAGAATAATTGGCATTGTTGGTAAATGTTCCGGTATAGGTGTTGCCAACCACCGGAAGGCCATTGACAAAGTAAGGAGCCACCCCGCCGCTGATGGTCAGGGTAACGGTATAGTTGCTCAAATCTGCCGAGCAAACAATGTTTTGCGTAGCTGTGATGGGGCTGTTAAAAGTATGTTCCACCTCGTCCGAATCTGAGCAAAGACCGGAGCCGGTTGTCCATACAAAGGTGTAAACGCCCTCAGTAAGGACGTTCACCGGGCTATTGGGACTCGTGTTGTCGGCAAAACTGACCGTTTCAGTGCCGGTATAGCTCCAGATGCCCGTTCCTGTTGCTGCAAGGGTTTGGGTAAATCCGCATACGGTGGCATCTGCTCCTGCATTTGCCAAAGGCGGTGCGGTAAAATCTATCAAAACGATGTCCTGAACAATGCAGGGGTCGCCAACGGCTGTCCAGACAAAGGCATAAGTCCCGGTTTCGCTGACGGTAACCCCCGATTGTGGCGATGCAGGGTCAGAAAAAACTGCCGTTGCCGTTCCGGTGGGGGCAGTCGCCACAGACCAGTTTCCGGCAAAACCGGAAAAGCCGTTGAGGAAGTAGGTGAATGAACAAACAGAGTCGTCCGGCCCGGCGGTGGTATTGGCTGCCGATACGGTAATGGTCTGAGTGGTGATGGCATTCAAAGCACAGGGAGCGACTGACAAGACCGTATAAACCACGTCATAGTTTCCTGCCGCCAGGCCGGAGGGATTGAACAGGTTTCCGGTTAAGGCAGCAGGGGCATCCGGACTCGTCCAAAATCCTCCCGCATCGCCCGTTACCAAAGTGGTCAGATTGAGCGCAGCACTCCCCGCAGCATTGCACAAAAGCGCAACGGGCGGAAGGGTTGCTGCATTAGGCGGCGCAACGATATTGATGGTTTGGTTGGAAGAAATCGAAGGGCATCCGGCAGCACCCGTTACCGAATAAGTCAGGGTAAATGTTCCGGTCAGTCCGTCAGGGTCAAACGTATTTCCCGAAACAGTGCCGGCAGGTGCGTTGGTCGTCCATGTTCCTCCCGGCGTACTGACCCCGGCAACGAGCAGTGTGGTCAGGTCAAAAGTATTTCCGGCAATCCCGCACAGCGAAGGCGGGGCGGTGGTGGTTGCGTTTTCCGTACAGGCCGCACTACAGTTGATGACCGTAATGGTTTGTGAGGTTACTGCATCGGGGCAGGGAAAAATTCCGGGAACGGTGTAGGTAACTGTATAGACCTGATTGTCGGGCAATCCGGTGGCATTAAAAATATTGCCCGCCTGAATAGTTCCGGCCGGCGCATCGGTAGTCCAGTTCCCGCCGGCATCTCCGGCAATCAAACTATTTAAAGGAATAGAAGTAATATTGCCTCCTCCGGCATTATTGCACAACTGAGCGACCCCGGGAGGGTTCGTGCTGGCGTTGGGAAGGGGAATGACGACGACATCTAAGGTGTTTGCAAGCGCACATTGCCCTGCATTTGGGGTAAAAGTCAACACGATATTCCCCACTAATCCGGCGATATTCCAGATATTGCCCGTTACGCCTGCTCCGCTCCAGGTTCCGGCAATACCGCTTTGTCCGGTATTCAAAACAACAGGAGCCGCAGAATTGCAAAGCGATAAAGGGGGGATATTA
This is a stretch of genomic DNA from Sphingobacteriales bacterium. It encodes these proteins:
- a CDS encoding gliding motility-associated C-terminal domain-containing protein, with the translated sequence MKFAVSLLGTVLFLLSGTILLKAQDGWTQTPGCTGVSPTPLLFMINACPDNSNEAFNEYFMFQAGTSPYNINGAGTSLSVSCPAGSINSSLSSFGANAAAVAVLNSLIGPCPSGNVFVDAMAPAGLNGNIPANGIVMAFTTNTPDYSALPAGYLSSLCGASPIYVIFGNYPGPLPMFKNYGCTGCGCIRYISLSFGGCTYSVDYDVQNLVTPAGTAGDADGAFITLQPAGAIGYDNDNGECIPVAEFCTPPPSPVLATASFTICNGQAAPTFTCTNCDANSGWYNSEFGSTLLGSGTTFTPSPAPVTTTTYWVQNSADCNSDRVPATVTVNPNPTVSVSIPGGFSYCQGQSISLSASGSSNVGPAPTYNWTISGPGGTVNATGVTPTITISNAGTYSINLVLTNTSTTCSGSQTFNNILTINPASNAFSAGPLTQCETAPGQATFNLSSLDNIVNGGSGQAVTWFLNAPLTIVSSSPNAQLITGGSTTVYAVVNYNVVGQCASAAVAVNLVINAPVTPVLTAIPPVCNIAAPVALATTQSGITGNWSGSGVSGNMFNPSGLSGSIVLTFTPTAGQCAVPATTSVSITTAVPVVISNAPAATLCNLAAPVGLNTTQSGIPGNWSGSGVSGNVFTPSGLSGSVVLTFTPTAGQCALPNTSTVNVTTAAPVVIGSPPPATLCSTASSIALNPTQSGVPGNWSGSGVSGNLFSPSGLSGSVVLTFTPTAGQCALSATTTVNITSAVPVIISAPPVLTLCSTDSPVVLNVTQSGISGNWSGTGVSGNQFNPAGLSGAVVLTFTPAAGNCALPNTLSVNVTGATVVLLNNLPPATICSTDAPVVLSATQSGGVSGNWSGTGVSGNQFNPAGLNGSVILTFTPAAGNCLLPNTTTLVVTSATPVAINFPPPASLCNSAAPVTLTNLQSGITGNWSGTGVSGNQFSPTGIVAPSVTLTFTPDAGQCALPASVFILVNQASAVTLSDLPPASYCNLDPPVSLSTLQSGLTGVWSGTGVSGNQFDPGAVGGASATLTFTPDAGQCSLPNTFTISVLQSVPVTITAPPLPSICSSAAAFSLNVVQSGISGVWSGPGVFSSQFSPAGLSGNVTLTFAPAAGQCALPNTVVIVVTLAAPVVINNLPPLNFCSTDAAVVLNATQSGVTGAWSGTGVTGGQFNPTGLNGNIVLTFTPNAGQCALANTISVAVAPALPVVLNNIPPLSLCNSAAPVVLNTGQSGIAGTWSGAGVTGNIWNIAGLVGNIVLTFTPNAGQCALANTLDVVVIPLPNASTNPPGVAQLCNNAGGGNITSIPLNSLIAGDAGGNWTTDAPAGTIQAGNIFNATGLPDNQVYTVTYTVPGIFPCPDAVTSQTITVINCSAACTENATTTAPPSLCGIAGNTFDLTTLLVAGVSTPGGTWTTNAPAGTVSGNTFDPDGLTGTFTLTYSVTGAAGCPSISSNQTINIVAPPNAATLPPVALLCNAAGSAALNLTTLVTGDAGGFWTSPDAPAALTGNLFNPSGLAAGNYDVVYTVLSVAPCALNAITTQTITVSAANTTAGPDDSVCSFTYFLNGFSGFAGNWSVATAPTGTATAVFSDPASPQSGVTVSETGTYAFVWTAVGDPCIVQDIVLIDFTAPPLANAGADATVCGFTQTLAATGTGIWSYTGTETVSFADNTSPNSPVNVLTEGVYTFVWTTGSGLCSDSDEVEHTFNSPITATQNIVCSADLSNYTVTLTISGGVAPYFVNGLPVVGNTYTGTFTNNANYSLTITDSSGCTPLLIGGTQNCTCPPVADPVLNPFSGNLCFGQPFPIVSVVPNGTDTYQWFFGGAPVATGTTFTPTAGGNYSVQAIAPNNCVSPFVPFTITVLPLPLSPALNASYDFCAGAVLPVLVSAAPGNSLQWSGSENGSGAGFQPTLNTSGIYLYDIVEISPDGCVSPVASTTVTITNCACPTIVLISSDAILCSGSSVTLNSTLSSNLNLDRVEWLAPDGTTVLSTANTVDISETITACSPQTFTYTFNLYCSDNPAVVSSSGTVSLTFYPIPDAVITLSPDGCQLTATPNCADFLVAPNAVQTTSVNGNTDPVTFTVINNDAALLGLPCSFTSLTANFNCQISTCPFIVGLAPGSMTEVCSGDEYSLTLETTDPATLSSVEWFAGGALAGTGQSISLTAPVFTGCDPQSIAVTANIYCISDPATIWDTENFTITVYPPFDNTFLTFSSDCAALPTLVSGCANYQITPVSVPAPVTGNNSATWDISYSGNACIAETVTFDYTCSAGQCPQITLALNANSDICAGNLPDFAGFEANITFDDPDGNANGFAWFADAALTIPLSPADYAHSGSCLAETFTLYAALLCNSGPAVFAGTVQLAVFPTPTTVAPVGGCSLLVEDNCGDVLMIEYLQTDGTWSAALPNPTPVFGETADWRAYVAGTPDNDGDGQPDCFQTGTVTAICGCTPPPPPVGVVTDLSVCEGQVNTASFEATTIADTYIIWINAATGLPLADGLTYTPTAPGTYFAQAVLDANDLCVSTQVSFTLTEIPADDASFSYANAQYCLNDAPAIPVIGGTPGGIFTVSGGAGIDAVTGEMNFTALGNFTVTYTTAGTCPDSQNFSISVIDCTTCTPPPPPAGIVTGLTVCEGQVNAAGFEVSTAAGTFVNWYDSSGALSGTGNIFVATTPGTYTAQAVETGNETCVSTVISATLTEVPNDDASFSYEGTDFCQNASNPVPVVVTPGGIFTASGGIAVNAGTGEIDLSTAPAGGSFTITYTTGGVCPDIQTTAVNIIASAVAVEAGEDLVICEGETAPLNGLLVQGTGNSTWSAIPGGVFDDVNDLTTGFTPSQTGSFTIYLTAQDVCGNVALDSLTLTVLPQVIISITGQSNLNAGQSTQLTASGASAYIWQSDPTLSCTDCPDPVATPTQTTTYFVSGTDACSEQASFTIIVSPDQDKLIVPNAFSPNEDGVNDEFRATTNGEVSAFLMQVYNRWGEIVFETGNPAEGWDGTFRGELQEIGVYVFYIRYTFEDSGTEQFVKGNVTLVR